The following proteins are co-located in the Euwallacea fornicatus isolate EFF26 chromosome 16, ASM4011564v1, whole genome shotgun sequence genome:
- the LOC136343985 gene encoding uncharacterized protein, producing the protein MPLNLNDTPNLISQFDFNVSTTLSGARQLHKHPETKMDFLSEFDEEMAKNDTYNLKFGHKVQRVGKIFSYTFWRTKIDGEVFWSVQGNKNDGSAWIATQYFGRPEEAKRYQQEVILHHPTEKKIKMIYTSPCTKGMNCINVSRTIVYHFRDHTNSLNFEFRITRLKRRPYPQRMM; encoded by the exons ATGCCGCTGAATCTAAATGATACACCTAATCTTATCTCCCAGTTTGATTTCAATGTTTCTACTACAT TAAGCGGGGCGCGGCAGTTACATAAGCACCCCGAAACTAAAATGGATTTCCTATCAGAATTCGATGAGGAAATGGCCAAGAACGATACGTACAACTTGAAGTTTGGCCACAAAGTGCAGAGAGTGGGgaagattttttcttatacttTTTGGAGGACTAAAATTGACGGCGAGGTATTTTGGAGCGTCCAGGGAAATAAAAACGACGGCTCAGCCTGGATTGCCACTCAGTATTTTGGGAGGCCCGAGGAAGCTAAAAG ATACCAACAAGAAGTAATCCTTCACCAccccacagaaaaaaaaattaaaatgatctACACGTCACCGTGCACCAAAGGCATGAATTGCATAAATGTTTCCAGAACCATCGTCTACCATTTTAGGGACCATACCAATAGTCTCAATTTTGAATTCAGGATCACTCGACTAAAGAGGAGACCCTACCCTCAAAGAATGATGTAG